The stretch of DNA aattttttgcaacGAATAGTTGTCACATTTAGCGAAAGGAAGAATAAACATAACGCAggacagagatgggcagattcgtattcgtaaatccgaatccgaatttgattcacagtaccttaatgtgtcaatccgaatacaaattcattcgtattcacaagtgtgaattcgaatcGATTCATATTtgcaagtgtgaatccgaatatggaattcggattcatacctatgaatccgaatccgaatctattcagattcagacctatgaatccaaatcatttctgatttacatctgtgaatacgaacccatttggattcacacttggattcactgaaaaattcaattcaaaagctcaatataaataaataaatgtctgtctgtacatcgctacaggtcgagttttgggtgttagtgaatttctgaagaaaaatgtcGATATTGTAAtgggtccaaaaattttaaaagtggaattctaccaaagtaatgtaaattgaaacttagatttgtttatataattttaccacaGATAATTTTACCACAGATTATTTATGTGATGTTTCAATCTGATGTTGCTGTGTTATGTTAACACTATTGTGTATGTGAGAATCTTATGAAATCACAGTTTTGAATTCATGAACCTTTGATGGAATGAACACACACTATATAACAGTATCTTCCCGTCCCTTGGCAACGCAAAATGTTGAGATATCTACCTTTTTTTCCTtcgcattttctgtttttcgtGAAACATTTGGTTAGTAGACTCACTAGTAAATAATGAAAACGCTAACTTGATTGAAAGGTTGATAAACTTGATCATAATACAAATTTGTTatgtgcccatacttgggacagtattCTTAGTTTTGAGGGCTGGTACACCTGTTGGTACTTCACTAGTAAGGAATAAATGGCGTTAcagaataaattaatagttttcttatgaggctatgtgagttgaactttgatgtatcagttttatgagttatttttatgagtttaaaaatttcaaaaaaatatgcacattttaagtatggaaataattttggcTACATACAACTAACtaagcagcattagtttgaattcgtttcacaatttgtttcgaaaaaatatttaatctttacttccttttacaaaaaaggaagtattgtattcgcgaaaaaaaatttcacccaaaaatcggtcttaatttccattttgctcatccccgaatgaatgttgagttttttttttcaacccgaccacacgttgatatgtgcctaggaacgtacagacaccctaaatatccattttgacgatccccgagttaattacaacgagatttctcgtgacgtctgtatgcacgtatgtatgtgcgtatgtgtgtatgtatgtcgcatagctcaagaacggaatgtcctagaaagttgaaatttggtacgtagactcctagtggcgtctagttgtgcaccttcttttatggttgcattcggatgctccaaagggggacttttgccccttttttgggggaaatcattgttaatttcgatataaactcaaatggtgttacaatttggcggacacttggcaatatatcgccagtcttttggtcgccaacttggcgacaaatttggcgattttattttactttatttttttaaaaatctggtttcaatttggccactgttggtgatatttagagagtaaagtattgagtcatattaaaactgccaatattgagaaaatgatattaaattggagtaaaaggaagtgatgtgatgcacacatcagctcgtttagtatGGAAACAACTTTGGTTACCTACGCTcactgagcagcattagtttgtATTCGTTTCACAATTCATCTCGACTATGTACCTGTGTCTCTTTTGGACAAATTCATTTGCACCCAACTAATTCAgttgaacttatttattcataaatttgagaaattgcaaatatgttccacacttgggacactgttccaagttaAGGCATTAAACCATAAATAGTGTCTATAAAGAATATTGAGGAAAAAAACTGcataattatattaataaaagcgtatggatacaaaattttataaattcagtgatattttgatgacaataaatATGTCATACCATAACAGGACAGAACAGTtgtcattggtaaaaaaaaattgaaattattcatGAACAAAAAACGTTTcgtcaaaaaaatacatttgttacgtctacaaatgaaaatgagtctctAAGTATAGATCAGACTGATTCATTTGAAGTAAATTTAGCGTTACTCTGAAGGAATGAAAAGGAATGTGAAATAAGGAacattaaaagctaaaaataagctgTGCTAATAATTATTTGGATTTATCAATTGCTTTTATGTTTCCAAGAGGGGAAAGCATAAATgttacattcaaaagaattaagaaggcaGGGGAGACCTTCAATGTTTTCAGAGGCAAGTGTACATTCTGATCATCGTTGAAAGTTTACAAGATCATGttatttctatctaatgatatttttttcattattgggttataaaataaacttctttaaaacgACAGTCGGTGTCCCAAACTATTATCTTTTGATGAATACacaaaagaaagatcaaaataaaaagtgtcccaagttagggagggaggtccctaacttgggacaatgaacattttttttgagcaatcacgattgcttattgctttcatttgactgttcccaccgccaccctccgcagcatcaccgtcgaccgggtcctcacgatgccgctcctataccgaaagccgtctccaggttgcatctatgtcctacacacacgcgcatacatacacaactacacacacacgcacgcacgcacacacatatacacacacacaaacacatacacacacatacacaaacaggtacacacaactacccacacattcatgcctgcacacagacacaaacacatatgcctacacacatacacatccctccacacacacattcatacacacaactacccacacacttatgccagcacacagacacaaacacacatgcttacacacacatactcactacacacaaacacacatatcccctacacacaaacacatacgcctacacacacacactcgtgattgcgaaaaacataatttgaattcaaggtttcaaaattcaaattaatattttttgttttgttttatttttaaaggaacaAATCTACACTTATACCTTGTCTTGAAGGGACGTAGTAAGGCATATCctgaaaaatagaatacttcgttcgaatggaaaacgtatAATTAATATGCTACcagaggtaaaagttcaaaactgtcccaggTATGGGCACTTCACTGCACGAAAAATTAGCGGAAATTTTTAGCGTTTATgaccataaaatcatgatttttaactttttatggacttctaAAACCTCGGTCCAGCCGTATTCGACTTGGGGCTCcaaatagtaggaagttcattttcgggtcaattacttaatttgacgccaataaatatacatccaaaaactctctaacacccaaaactcgaaCTGTAGCAAGgtacaaacaaacatttatttatttatattggccttttaaattgaatttttcagtgaatccaagtgtgaatccaaatggattcgtattgaTAGATGTGAATCAGATGGATTTctattcataggtctgaatccgaatagattcggattcggattcgtaggtatgaatccgaatttcgtattcggattcacacttgtgaatacgaatgtattcgtattcggattgacacgttaaggtgctgtgaatcaaattcggattcggatttacgaatacgaatatGCCCATTTCTGACGCAGGAAAgcagaaaaaccttttaaaaacagaaagaaaaacaaacggATGGAAACGTAAAGACAGATAAAAAAGTAATGAAGAATGACACTACAATAAacacctacaaaaaaaaaaaaaaaaaaaagaaaaacattagagTTTAAAGAAGAGGGCGAAAAAAAGAGTaccaattatatatatagatgccaaactgcagaaaaatacgGAATGGCTTTAAGACCGAAAACTAGATTAAAACGATTTTACAGAATGTAGAAAGACTTTCAAATCTCAAGATCATTCGAATTTGGGCATTTCTGGATAATTTTATAAGAGTTAAATCAAAGGAGTGATTTCAGTCCCAGCAGTGTTGAATACTGAACTTATATACTATAGCAATACCAGACTTATTCAATTCTTGTTTTCTCGCTTGTGCTCTTTTAAGCAAagtttcaaagaacggcgggtctgtccgatgtagaCAAGACCGCAAATGcaatcaattttacaaattctacaacaattaagaggatggaTAGAATTCTCAAGAGACGAGAACGAAAGTTTATTAATTGGAGAAAACACAACCTGGAATTGAGAACGTTTAAGAATCTTAGCGACTTGAAAACTAACAGAAGGAAAGAATGGTAAAACTGTTGGATATAGTGCTGCTCGAGTAAGTTGACCCCCGACATtgacaatgtttacttttttttttcggtagtaGTAAAGAAGGGTAATTGACGCTGAACTGGGTTGGGTTACTTTCGTAGTCGCTTTCCAAAATTATTCCTACTCAAATCCATGCCAGTCACCCCTTCGTATTTGTTTTCTATCGGTTTACCTATtcacatacctacgtacctagcTCAAGGTTACCCCACCGATCCTTCGATTAACCATTCGGTTTACCtatttaccgaaaaaaaaaaggtaaacattgtcaatgtCGGAGGTCAACTTACCAGAGTATCGTATGACTCTgttaagttgagctatgaccttgacaatgtttacttttTAATAGGAAACAGCAATTGGTGCCAGGTTGAGTTGGGTTACTCTCCTCACTATACTTTCGTTGTAACCATGCCAATAACACTTCTCCTTTTCATTGATCGCCTCAAAAAGTAGTTAGCATTGTCAAGGTTTTATCTCAATTTACCTGAGCCGCACAATAGTACTACATTAGAATCAAAAAACGAATAAAATAGATTTATACCGTGAACTCACTTGTTGGACGAAGCAGCAAAAGAGTTCTTGGGAGTACTCGCCCGCTTGGAGCGCACGTGTATGGTCTTGCCATCATAAGTCTCGAAGCTGTCTGGAATGTCTCCATCTACAGGTGCACTGGTGTAATCGCCAAACATGCGCTTGATGAGGGCTTTGTTTTCATCAATAAAAGTTTCAATCTTTTcccttttagaaaaaataaattttcaaagtcaTTTTCTACTTAGAGACTAgaaaaatcgcccgtcaatgtatgacgggtgaaaaatgcttctacatttgaacgaagcaattgtccgcttggtgatattttgatagttgaaattttaacttcaaCTCCTGTGGATTAACCCCAAACTTTAGAAGATAGCTTTAATTGTTGaatactttttcgtttcttcaagttcctaaaatgatagtcttaccagtaaaacagttaagttaccggatccagttcagccttgtcaaaataaagcatttccttgcttGTCGAACATTACCAAAAGATATTATCAACTTTTAAGTAACTTGATGAAATTTTGGTGCTTCAACTATAAAATAATACCGTCGcacatgctatggcgcgagtttcattgtcggTGACGtcagtgttactcgatcagtgaaattggctattatataagGATTACAGTTAGATGATGTTAGTTTCAAGGATAGATTATTtttagttgacattaaaaacaatttaatttaaaattacttattaTCTGGCCTATCATAAGTCTCACCAAACTTGTGCAAGGCACTTAGCggtactttttttctctttttggtgCAATTCCGAAAGTGGTTAATTTTGCGGAAGTCAACCTAGCGAAGTCGCGATTTTGGATTTGACGACAGTGGTAGTCTGATAATTCATAAGAATCAAACTAGTCATTTCTAATTTACCTCGAAAAAATTAACACGATTAAACAAAGTTTGACGTCCACATTTCTTAGAATGGCTAGTAGTCATTATATATacctagaaagtcgcccgtctaAATATGatggttgaaaattgcttctacatttgaaggaagcagttgcctgtttggtgatattttgatagttgaaatttcaaccctaacccCAGTAggttaaccctaaacttcagtagataacgttcattaaTGACCATTTTTCTGTCAGActttcatttcaggggaatgaagaaaaacttcatttctctgaaatgacagttttaccagtaaaacagttaagttaccggatccagttcggcCTTGTCACAGtgaagcctttctctgcatgtcaaaaattagcaaaaaatattatcaaattatcatgactggcggattaggataatagattggtacatatttagatgtacagacagataaacaggtagatagatgtatagatatgtatatagataagtagacaAGTAcagagataagtagatagatatatagaaaaatagataagtagatagatagataaataggtagatagatgtatagataagtatatagataagtagacaagtagagagataagtagatagatatatagaaaaatagataagtagatagatagatagatagaaaaatagataagtacattgataaatatgtaaatagacatagagatagatagatacgatatataaatagatatatagatagatagatagataattagataagtggacagataagtatatatatatatatatatatatatatatatatatatatatagataagtagatagataaatagatagatagatagataagtagataggtagatagatatattgatagatagataagtagatagatagataagtagataagtagatagatatagatagttatataaatagatagatagataaatagatatagtagttatatatatatatatatagatagatagatagatctcaaagaaacttagtttctttttgaatcaaaatttatcatgttcattcactggagcaatttgtgttcatttactagttcgaggtgttcattcactgggtctttgtgccattttttctttaaacaattaaaaaagacgGAAGCggaaccatttaagttcccgcgattttttagggatatttacatagatcaattaaaatgtcttAGCTATTACAACCtatatagtatagaatttaaaattactaggatttttaaaaaatgaaatagtgcttaaatgttcattcactggtcggtctaccctagttAGAGAAAAGTGACCATTGCAATTTGTATGTAACTTTGCTTAATTTAAGTTTCCTGCGATTGATCAGTCAGATAAAAATGAATATCGTGATTGAATGTTAtgatatttgattcagatgtcaaGCCAGATACAAGTGTCAAGCCAGAAATTACATCTTTAATCTCAGTGTTATTTTTATCTGGTTTAGTTGTTCTACAGTATATCCAGTTAAGAAAAAATAACGTTCGTAATTTGTATGTTCATATTTATTCTGCGTTAAATGGTTCAGGTCTCTAGTTAGAGAAAAATGGCATTCGTAATTTGTATATTAATATTTTGTGCGTGTTAGGGTGGTTCAGGTATTCAGTAAGAGAAAAATGGTATTCCTAATTTATTTGCTAATATTCTGTCTATGTTTGGTTTCGAGTATTTAGTCAGAAAAATGGCATTCGTAATTTGTATGTTAATATTTTGCTTGTATTAGGTGGTTTAGGTATTTAGTCAAGGAAAATGGCATTCGCaatttgttgttaatattttGTCTATGTTTGTTGTGTCAGGTATTTATTTAGAGGAAAATGGCACTTGTAGttagagtgttaatattttgtcTGTGCTGTAGGTGGTTCAGATATTTAGTCAGAGAAAACTGACATTCGTAACTTGCATCTATTTAGAGATTAGAAAAAGTTTTCTAAACTTACTGAGGATAATTTTGGCCAGGGGAAGGGCAGTAAAGCTGATTTAGACGCCTGATACACGGTACTCCTCTACTGATTTCCGAGTCGACAAGTGGCAACAACATTCCAGTGATGAACACATTCCAGATTAATTCCTGAAATAGAGCAGTAGTAAATATTAATCATTAACCTTTGTGTGGAAACACTGAATGTCATAGAACAATGTTaatgttgtcttgtgccagctag from Uloborus diversus isolate 005 chromosome 5, Udiv.v.3.1, whole genome shotgun sequence encodes:
- the LOC129222728 gene encoding protein spaetzle 3-like; this encodes MLTFEELIWNVFITGMLLPLVDSEISRGVPCIRRLNQLYCPSPGQNYPQEKIETFIDENKALIKRMFGDYTSAPVDGDIPDSFETYDGKTIHVRSKRASTPKNSFAASSNKVDACESAVEIVTPYWASNSAGKLRAIVNTQHLQQAIHQEVCQSNQTKKCASDCSCEQKYKWHRLLAYDPDDDCKGIFMDWFLFPSCCICRCLPFNKTK